A genomic segment from Amyelois transitella isolate CPQ chromosome 15, ilAmyTran1.1, whole genome shotgun sequence encodes:
- the LOC106135679 gene encoding cuticle protein CP14.6-like: MNQFVVIFALFAFTMGAPAPEESKRSLPALEHTEERGDDGQYSVHYVTAEGTVVSEHGRLVPTADGKDKVLVTDGEVSYVGPDGKSYMTKWSAGVEGVKAEGAHLPVAPEAPAVPEVPAVAPEVLAAEPEAEPAAEPEAVPAHIFPAPILPMLPYPEVLVFAY, translated from the exons atgaatcag tttgtggTTATCTTCGCCTTGTTCGCCTTTACAATGGGCGCTCCGGCTCCTGAGGAATCCAAGCGCTCTCTACCCGCCTTGGAGCACACCGAAGAAAGGGGTGACGATGGGCAATACAGCGTCCACTACGTCACAGCTGAAGGTACCGTCGTCTCTGAGCACGGCCGCCTAGTGCCGACCGCCGACGGCAAAGACAAGGTGCTCGTGACTGACGGAGAAGTCAGCTATGTGGGACCTGACGGCAAGAGCTACATGACGAAGTGGTCCGCCGGCGTGGAGGGCGTGAAGGCGGAGGGCGCTCACCTGCCCGTCGCCCCTGAGGCGCCCGCCGTCCCTGAGGTGCCTGCCGTCGCCCCCGAGGTGCTCGCGGCCGAACCCGAGGCGGAACCCGCAGCCGAACCCGAGGCGGTACCCGCTCACATTTTTCCAGCGCCTATCTTACCAATGTTACCATACCCTGAAGTGTTAGTGTTTGCTTATTAA